The region AAAAGTTTTTAGGAATTTCTATAACTGCATAGTACTTAGTCCCTTTTACTCCATCAATCGCATCTTTATAGCTTACAAATTTCCAATCTACCTTCTTATTACTTTTAAGATTTTTTTCTATATCTTTTCCTAATGAATATTCTTTACCATTTCTTGTAACACTATTATCTAAATTCACAAACGCAACCGGCACATTCCCAAGACTATTATAAACATCCCATATACTTTCAAGGTAGGCGAAAGAGTACATGGTTGGCACAAATATTACTGCTGCAATTACTATAGATAAAATCGTTATTGTAAGCTTTTTGTTCTCCTTAATATTTATTAATTTCATGTGGGTACCACCTTTCTTTTTTATAATCACACAAATTAGACGCTTGCATTTTAATCAACATATGTGTATTATAAGATACATGTTGTATATGTTCAATCATTAATATCAAGAAATTTGACGATTAATAGACATTTATTCAACATATGTCTATTAATAGACACAATATTAAGGAGGTTTCATTTATGAAAGAACAAAAAATTGATAGACGTGTACGTAAAACCAAAAGTGCTCTGCTGAAATGTTTAACAAAGCTCATGTCTCAAAAGAAACTAAACGATATTACTGTAAAAGAACTTACAGAATTAGCTGATGTGAACAGATCTACTTTCTACCTTTATTATAAGGATATATTTGATATGGTAGAACAAATAGAAACAGAAATGTTTGATGAATTTATAAAAATTTTCCAGAGTCTTAATAAGGAAAATGATAGATATGCAAACTTTCTATCATTTTATACTTATATCTTTGAATATGTACAAAGCAATGCTGAAATATGTAAAATATTACTTGGACATGATGGTGATTATGCATTTATACAGAAGTTTAAAGATGCTATTATGCAAACAAAACCTCCATTTAATGGAGCCATTTCTGAAATAAAGATTCATTTTTTAAGACCTTTTATCATATCAGGCTTTATTGGTGTAGTACAGCAGTGGCTAGAAGATGGTTTAAATGTTCCACCTAAAGATATGGCAATTATTATGACTGAAATAAATAGCACTGCTATACACCCATAGATTTAAATACATGATTTTTTATAAATGCCTTATTATATCCCTCTATTCCACTTTTCCAAGAACAAAGCTTATAATTAATATTATAAAAACAAAAGTTGTTATTTTTACGTACAAATAATCCTTTTCCTTAAAAAACACAATTATAGATACTCCAACACGCATAACAGGAGTGATTATGAGAATTAAAATACCTGTGAGCATTATTGCATAAGATTTAAATGCAATAAGTCCCTTTATTATATCAACAGGACTTTTTGGATAATAATTAGATTTATATCCGCTGTTACCGGTTACCAAAAACATGACTAATCCTATACAAATTACAATAGCACTCAGTACAACTCCAGCTCTTAGAAAATTGCTAACAACAATCTCCATATCCTCCATTTCACTCTTCTCTTTCATTAAAATTTCACCCCAAATCCTTTTACAATCATTTCAATTCCAGCATAAGCAACAACCGGCACAAAAATCATTCTTATAGTTTTACTTTTTAAATTCTGCATTATTTTTGTTCCTACAGTTGCACCAATAAGCACTCCAAGAGCCACCGGTGCAGCTATTTTAGGATCAATATTACCTCTTAGAAGATACACACCTGCACTTGCTGCTGCCGTAACACCTATCATAAAATTACTTGTAGCACTAGATACCTTAAGAGGAAGTCTCATAAACATATCCATTGCCATAACTTTAAACATTCCACTTCCTATACCAAGAAGGCCTGATACTACTCCAGCAACATACATCATTCCAAACCCGCTGTATATACCAGTAACATTATAAGAAATATTTTTATCTAAAACTTTATCATAATACTCACCATTTAATTTTAGCTTATCGGCAATGGGATGAGCTTCTACATGCTGGGGTATTTCCTCGCCTTTTTTCTTAAACATCTGAAATGCTGAATAAACAAGAAGAATTCCAAAAATCAAATATAAATATTTTGTATTAAGTAATCCACTTACAAAAGCCCCTGTTATAGCTCCTGTAGTAGTTGCAATTTCGAGAAACATACCTATTCTCATATTAGTTATTTTATCTTTTACATAAGCTACTGCTGCACCACTTGATGTTGCAATTACAGATACTATACTTGCACCTATTGCATATTTTATGTCTATTCCAAAGACCAAAGTTAAAACTGGCGTTATTATTATGCCTCCTCCAAGTCCAAGAATAGCTCCAAATACGCCTGCTGCAATCGATATAATGAATATTTTTAAAGCTAAAATAATCACTTTTTATTTTCCTCCAATGTGTATATTATTCCCTAAATAATTTTCTATTACCATTAATGCTGAACCTACTGCTATAGCATTTTCTTTAAATTTGCCACCCTTACTAAACACAACTTTATTGTTTGTACAGTTATTTTTGCGAAAAGCATCAACGCACTTTTCATAATATGACTCATAGTTTTTAATCAAAGGTCCATATAAAATCACTAATTGAGGATTTAATAATCTTACAAGATTCGCAAGTCCAATACCCAAAGTATAGGCACCCTTACTTACGATTTCAAAAGCAAGTTCATCTTTTCCACTAGCTGCCAGTTCTAATATTTTCTTATACTCTTCCTCCTTAAATTTTTCCTGCTTGCAACTTCGTTTTTCATCCTTTAAATTAAATCTTTTGACTACAGCCTCAATAGATGAATAACTTTCTACAGAACCTATGCTGCCACAAATAAATTTTTTATCATTTAAATCAACAATCATATTGGCGAAAGCATCTTCTGAATTATTCATTGCTCTAATAATGGTTCCACTAGTTATTGCTGCTGACCTTATTCCTATTCCACAATTTATGTATACAATGCCTTCTAGTTTTCTACCCATACCAAATAAATATTCAGCTAAAACAGCATTGTTAGCACCATTATCTATAAAACAAGGAATAGAAAGCTTCTCTTCAATCATGTCCTTTAATGGCACATTGTTCCATAAATCATTAAAAAAGTTTTTAGGCTTTAAAAGAACACCCTTTTGCCTATCAAGCGGTCCTACAGTTCCTATACCTATACCCAATATCTCACTTTTATCTATTGATAAATCTAGCAACTTTTGCTCTATTAAAGAAACAATCTTTTGGACAGTTTTTTCTGGTGAAAAGCTATCATTCATAAAAAACTCTTCTTTTTTCAAAATATCCATTTTTAAATTCGATACAATTATTCTTACATAGGTTCTTGATATATCAATACCTATGACATATATTCCCCTTTGTATTACGCTGTATTCCACTGCTTTCCTTCCACCAGTTGATTCAGCTGTACCTACTTCCGTTATTAGTTTCTTATCCTCAAGACTTTTCATTACTCTATTTAAAGTTGTCAGCGTCATACCTGTTAACCCCTGCAAATCTTTCTTTGTAATGATGTCATTCTTATGAACTATGTTAAGTGTACTTAGTTCTCTATCTGATAATTGCCTTAGAATTTCACGCATACAAACCTCCTCTTTATATATTTAATTTATACTATTATTATATACCTTTTGACCAATTTGGCAATAAGTTCTTTGCCTAATAAATAGTATTTTTAATTAAGGCTATGTTTTAAATAAGTGTTGAAAATTGATATATATTAGAAAAATAGGTTATAATATAGATAGAATAGTGTTTAGAATGTAGAATTATGACAAATGTAAAGTCTATATTAAATGATATTGAAAAGTTACCATTACATCAGAAAGAACAAATACTATCAACTTTAGAAGAAATTCTTGTCTTAGGTTCGCAAGTGAGCCAAGTAGAACAAGAAGTTAAAGAATTTAGATTTTCTAAGGGGAAAGTATGCCCAATTTGTAGCTCCGAAGCTATATCAGGAAATGGTAAGTATAATGGTAAACAAAGATATATCTGCAAGTCTTGTAAAAAATCCTTTACTGATT is a window of Clostridium pasteurianum DNA encoding:
- a CDS encoding DUF1634 domain-containing protein translates to MKEKSEMEDMEIVVSNFLRAGVVLSAIVICIGLVMFLVTGNSGYKSNYYPKSPVDIIKGLIAFKSYAIMLTGILILIITPVMRVGVSIIVFFKEKDYLYVKITTFVFIILIISFVLGKVE
- a CDS encoding ROK family transcriptional regulator translates to MREILRQLSDRELSTLNIVHKNDIITKKDLQGLTGMTLTTLNRVMKSLEDKKLITEVGTAESTGGRKAVEYSVIQRGIYVIGIDISRTYVRIIVSNLKMDILKKEEFFMNDSFSPEKTVQKIVSLIEQKLLDLSIDKSEILGIGIGTVGPLDRQKGVLLKPKNFFNDLWNNVPLKDMIEEKLSIPCFIDNGANNAVLAEYLFGMGRKLEGIVYINCGIGIRSAAITSGTIIRAMNNSEDAFANMIVDLNDKKFICGSIGSVESYSSIEAVVKRFNLKDEKRSCKQEKFKEEEYKKILELAASGKDELAFEIVSKGAYTLGIGLANLVRLLNPQLVILYGPLIKNYESYYEKCVDAFRKNNCTNNKVVFSKGGKFKENAIAVGSALMVIENYLGNNIHIGGK
- a CDS encoding TetR/AcrR family transcriptional regulator — its product is MKEQKIDRRVRKTKSALLKCLTKLMSQKKLNDITVKELTELADVNRSTFYLYYKDIFDMVEQIETEMFDEFIKIFQSLNKENDRYANFLSFYTYIFEYVQSNAEICKILLGHDGDYAFIQKFKDAIMQTKPPFNGAISEIKIHFLRPFIISGFIGVVQQWLEDGLNVPPKDMAIIMTEINSTAIHP
- a CDS encoding sulfite exporter TauE/SafE family protein, with protein sequence MIILALKIFIISIAAGVFGAILGLGGGIIITPVLTLVFGIDIKYAIGASIVSVIATSSGAAVAYVKDKITNMRIGMFLEIATTTGAITGAFVSGLLNTKYLYLIFGILLVYSAFQMFKKKGEEIPQHVEAHPIADKLKLNGEYYDKVLDKNISYNVTGIYSGFGMMYVAGVVSGLLGIGSGMFKVMAMDMFMRLPLKVSSATSNFMIGVTAAASAGVYLLRGNIDPKIAAPVALGVLIGATVGTKIMQNLKSKTIRMIFVPVVAYAGIEMIVKGFGVKF